A genomic window from Triticum urartu cultivar G1812 chromosome 7, Tu2.1, whole genome shotgun sequence includes:
- the LOC125518561 gene encoding uncharacterized protein LOC125518561 — protein MAASSSSSLRCPWPDLQPELLGVVLSRLPSHADRVRLAAVCRPWRSNARLLRPLPPLLPWIALCDGTFRSLPDGAVHRLPVADDGVSVRASTGSRLFLVHGDGRCSLMNPSPSATTPLAEPEGGLVSDIAIFKGKIYALLTTKVGRYRQHELRVLDDGHEQTTIHGTLVGQEAWYDPNLTDFYLQRNYLVVSGDRLLMVEQRISERWPRDWGPLKLTRHFKVLEATDLSSSGCARWTEVDTLMGRALFVSQGCSESLPASAGGQSSGTGVEEDCIYFLKEKKGSSQPGLAFLNLKPGRPFVSKINGGNCENAFQDSGVYNMRDRTVTPLLSETVVESTAGEGPWSPTWLFPEP, from the exons ATGGCCGCGTCATCAAGCTCGTCTCTCCGGTGCCCATGGCCGGACCTCCAGCCGGAGCTGCTGGGCGTCGTGCTCTCGCGGCTGCCGTCGCACGCCGACCGCGTCCGCCTCGCCGCCGTCTGCCGCCCATGGCGCTCCAACGCGCGGCTGCTGCGCCCGCTTCCCCCGCTGCTCCCGTGGATCGCCCTCTGCGATGGCACCTTCCGCAGCCTCCCCGATGGCGCCGTCCACCGCCTGCCCGTCGCGGACGACGGCGTCTCCGTCCGAGCCTCCACCGGCAGCAGGCTCTTCCTCGTGCACGGCGACGGCAGGTGCTCCCTGATGAACCCTTCCCCCTCGGCGACGACCCCT TTGGCGGAGCCTGAAGGCGGCCTCGTCAGCGACATTGCCATCTTCAAAGGAAAGATCTACGCCCTCCTCACCACAAAAGTGGGGCGATATCGTCAGCATGAGCTTCGTGTCCTGGACGACGGCCACGAGCAGACAACCATCCACGGCACCCTAGTAGGGCAGGAGGCATGGTATGATCCTAACTTGACCGACTTCTACTTGCAGCGGAACTACCTTGTCGTCTCCGGCGATCGGCTGCTGATGGTCGAACAAAGGATCAGCGAGCGGTGGCCGAGAGACTGGGGACCTTTGAAGCTGACTCGACACTTCAAGGTATTGGAAGCAACGGACCTGAGCAGCAGCGGCTGTGCACGCTGGACCGAAGTCGATACATTGATGGGGCGCGCGCTCTTCGTCAGCCAAGGGTGCTCCGAGTCCCTCCCTGCCAGTGCCGGAGGTCAATCTAGCGGCACCGGAGTCGAAGAAGATTGCATCTACTTTCTAAAGGAGAAGAAAGGATCTAGTCAGCCTGGTTTGGCCTTTCTTAACTTAAAGCCGGGCAGGCCCTTCGTTTCAAAAATAAACGGGGGGAATTGTGAGAATGCCTTTCAAGACTCTGGGGTATACAACATGAGAGACCGGACAGTGACGCCATTGCTGTCGGAGACGGTAGTGGAGTCCACAGCCGGCGAAGGTCCATGGTCTCCAACTTGGCTTTTTCCAGAGCCTTGA